The Mycolicibacterium hassiacum DSM 44199 genome includes a window with the following:
- a CDS encoding aldehyde dehydrogenase family protein: MTATPDVELSATGTIRSPATGSVAGTVRWTDPADVPRIAAGLREAQRAWEARGPEGRAKVLARYAVWLGEHRDEIEHLLIRETGKSAIDAAQEVPLIIMIASYYIKTMAKALAPEKRPAPMPFLSIKRIEVHYRPRPVVGIIAPWNYPVANALMDAIGALAAGCAVLLKPSERTPLTAELLLRGWQDCGAPEVLALAQGAREVSEAVIDNSDFVQFTGSSATGVKVMERAARRLIPVSLELGGKDPMIVLDDADIELAAHAAVWGAMFNAGQTCVSVERVYVLESVYEQFVDAVVRDVEKLRTGAGEGGDFGALIDENQLAVTERHVADAKAKGAKVLTGGRRRPGPGCFYEPTVLVDVDHSMLCMTEETFGPTLPIMKVGSVAEAIRLANDSPYGLSAAVFSRDVERAKSVAVQLDCGAVNINDVISNLMCTTAPMGGWKASGLGARFGGPDGIRKYCRQEVIVSPRTSIGAGSTYYSNSPKALKRMNKLLTRLALIGPRRAAK; the protein is encoded by the coding sequence ATGACTGCGACGCCCGACGTTGAGCTGTCCGCAACCGGCACCATCCGCAGCCCCGCGACCGGCTCGGTCGCCGGCACCGTGCGATGGACCGATCCCGCCGATGTTCCGCGGATCGCTGCGGGGCTGCGGGAGGCGCAGCGAGCGTGGGAGGCCCGCGGTCCGGAGGGCCGTGCCAAGGTGCTGGCCCGGTATGCGGTCTGGTTGGGCGAGCATCGCGACGAGATCGAGCACCTGCTGATCCGCGAGACCGGCAAGTCGGCCATCGACGCCGCGCAGGAGGTGCCGCTCATCATCATGATCGCCTCCTACTACATCAAGACCATGGCCAAGGCGCTGGCGCCCGAGAAGCGGCCGGCGCCGATGCCGTTCCTGTCGATCAAGCGGATCGAGGTGCACTACCGGCCCCGTCCGGTGGTGGGCATCATCGCGCCGTGGAACTATCCGGTCGCCAACGCGCTGATGGACGCGATCGGTGCGCTGGCGGCCGGTTGCGCGGTGCTGCTCAAGCCCTCCGAGCGCACCCCGCTGACCGCCGAGCTGCTGTTGCGCGGCTGGCAGGACTGCGGCGCCCCGGAGGTGCTCGCGCTGGCCCAGGGCGCCCGCGAGGTGTCCGAGGCGGTCATCGACAACTCGGACTTCGTCCAGTTCACCGGTTCCAGCGCGACCGGGGTCAAGGTCATGGAGCGCGCGGCGCGCCGGCTCATCCCGGTCAGCCTGGAGCTCGGCGGCAAGGACCCGATGATCGTGCTCGACGACGCCGACATCGAACTGGCCGCGCACGCCGCGGTCTGGGGCGCGATGTTCAACGCGGGCCAGACCTGCGTGTCGGTCGAGCGGGTGTATGTGCTCGAGTCGGTCTACGAGCAGTTCGTCGACGCGGTGGTGCGCGACGTGGAGAAGCTGCGCACCGGCGCCGGCGAGGGCGGTGACTTCGGTGCGCTGATCGACGAGAACCAGTTGGCCGTCACCGAGCGCCACGTCGCCGACGCGAAGGCCAAGGGTGCGAAGGTGCTCACCGGTGGGCGGCGCCGCCCCGGACCGGGGTGTTTTTACGAGCCCACGGTGCTGGTCGACGTCGATCACTCGATGCTGTGCATGACCGAGGAGACGTTCGGCCCCACCCTGCCGATCATGAAGGTCGGCTCGGTCGCCGAGGCGATCCGGCTGGCCAACGACAGCCCGTACGGGCTGAGCGCCGCGGTGTTCTCCCGTGACGTCGAGCGCGCCAAATCCGTTGCTGTCCAGCTCGATTGCGGCGCGGTGAACATCAACGACGTGATCTCCAACCTGATGTGCACGACCGCTCCGATGGGCGGCTGGAAGGCGTCGGGGCTCGGGGCGCGGTTCGGCGGGCCGGACGGGATCCGCAAGTACTGCCGCCAGGAGGTCATCGTCTCCCCGCGGACCAGCATCGGCGCGGGCAGCACCTATTACAGCAACTCGCCCAAGGCGCTCAAGCGGATGAACAAGCTGCTGACCCGGCTGGCGCTGATCGGTCCGCGCCGCGCGGCGAAGTAG